A stretch of Verrucomicrobiota bacterium DNA encodes these proteins:
- a CDS encoding ATP-binding cassette domain-containing protein, producing the protein MGNTTATFVSMNLSLEKISPDYLSDRAVEASEIWGHSLVLTEGQSTMIWGPSGAGKSTLLRILYGIEKKYSGSLLYGSENAFRLSPTEMAKLRATKLAFVSQDFQLFETESGWTNLAYAPYREKNVTSETLSSWAGELGIATLLDRPPETWSQGQRQRVAILRALATPFRWIFLDEPVSHLDPASAESALKLVQRVCNERGAGWLLAQQTADNQSGAENVYRI; encoded by the coding sequence GTGGGTAACACAACCGCTACATTTGTTTCAATGAACCTGTCTTTGGAAAAGATCTCACCGGACTACCTTTCAGATCGAGCGGTCGAGGCCTCGGAAATCTGGGGTCACTCGCTAGTTTTGACGGAGGGCCAGTCCACTATGATCTGGGGGCCTTCAGGTGCAGGGAAGTCGACTCTGTTGCGGATCCTCTACGGGATCGAGAAAAAGTATTCAGGATCTCTTTTGTATGGCTCAGAAAACGCCTTTCGGTTGAGCCCGACCGAAATGGCAAAACTACGAGCGACAAAACTCGCGTTTGTCTCTCAGGATTTTCAACTCTTTGAAACCGAAAGCGGATGGACAAACCTCGCATACGCTCCATACCGGGAGAAAAATGTAACATCCGAGACTCTCTCGTCTTGGGCCGGCGAGCTGGGAATCGCTACACTACTCGATCGCCCACCAGAAACCTGGTCGCAGGGGCAACGCCAACGGGTTGCTATCCTTCGCGCCCTCGCGACTCCTTTTCGTTGGATATTCCTCGATGAACCCGTCAGCCACCTCGATCCTGCTTCAGCTGAATCTGCTCTGAAACTTGTTCAAAGAGTCTGTAACGAACGCGGTGCTGGTTGGCTACTCGCCCAGCAAACGGCCGATAACCAATCGGGGGCAGAGAACGTGTATCGAATATGA
- a CDS encoding NRDE family protein produces MCTATWMSGDSFRYLLFNRDEQVSRETELPPSLSEPAHMPRYLAPHDPKGGGTWICANEYGLVAAVLNPYEKDVGSPEKEVEPATSNFTSRGVLPLVAVGSKRIDDAADAIESTVAKGAFRPFLLLLMSGDRPAEDTSMAWDGQRLSYQKLFDFRQPLTTSSFESGSVIAHRRKLYQDLSVGDPKLHELLDFHSIFDHSNPAFGPAMVREDATTRSLCTVKVGTSEVVMRHQFFDPTTTQFLAPSEVRLRRKIL; encoded by the coding sequence ATGTGCACGGCTACATGGATGAGCGGGGACAGTTTTCGTTACCTCCTTTTCAATCGTGATGAGCAGGTAAGTCGTGAGACCGAGCTGCCCCCGAGCCTTTCAGAGCCTGCTCACATGCCGAGATACCTTGCACCCCACGATCCGAAAGGAGGAGGAACGTGGATTTGCGCAAACGAGTACGGTTTGGTCGCAGCTGTCTTGAATCCCTACGAAAAAGACGTGGGAAGCCCCGAAAAGGAAGTAGAACCCGCCACCAGCAATTTCACCAGTCGTGGCGTATTGCCATTAGTGGCAGTGGGCAGCAAACGAATCGACGATGCCGCCGATGCCATTGAAAGCACGGTTGCGAAGGGCGCCTTCCGCCCATTCCTCCTTCTCCTCATGTCCGGAGATCGCCCAGCGGAAGATACAAGTATGGCATGGGATGGACAGAGACTATCCTACCAGAAATTATTCGATTTTCGACAACCTCTCACAACCTCCTCCTTCGAGAGTGGCTCGGTTATCGCGCACCGCCGGAAGCTGTACCAAGACCTCTCGGTCGGTGATCCTAAGCTCCATGAGCTTCTTGATTTCCACTCCATCTTTGACCACTCGAATCCTGCATTCGGACCTGCCATGGTCCGCGAGGATGCCACCACCCGTTCACTCTGCACGGTCAAAGTTGGAACATCCGAGGTTGTGATGAGGCACCAGTTTTTCGATCCGACCACCACCCAGTTTTTGGCCCCATCAGAAGTCCGTTTGCGACGCAAAATACTCTAA
- a CDS encoding DUF3488 and transglutaminase-like domain-containing protein, producing the protein MTSDVVQLHRLKWFAGQALALLSLWTVAALDMAQGVVLGIVFLVTFVVTVAPRLPGMIPVFLRRLATPVLILVFIVDLVTSGQDLIPPLIRLLMALLLLRLVIPRGNREDLQLILLAMFLAVVSGVFTLSMLFALQAFLFSILSIGILYLVNLLESTEEKQTSEKIWDTFNWREFIVFVRHSLSGGLFRSLAILLVLLVATTGILFVSIPRVYLDQAIPFLRLQQQGMSGFNDTVRFGEVTRIQQDDGVALRIDVPGLSSIPAEPYWRMLILDRYDRGSFANSLFLTSRGTRMLPQVNRLSPYPSRWFAGAENSPETWTFYMEGGVSRYLPILGPFREMAFQGRQPLQANPGLMVFRIPEATTSVFSFQIEDFLVDRFLPAGKDDVPLTTGEVPSGRSALNRYPYTTLSLPMQVEERAYLEEVAGSITEGIEDPIEKAERIMAYLRGRHSYTLSPGSFGEGDPVVQWIQEERDGHCELFAGAFTLLGRAAGIPTRMVVGFSGGSWNSYEDYFVVRNRNAHAWAEVFDGTNWVRFDPTPGGWNASGFTAAAVGETGFFQEADFQAWIDSLRVMWYRRVINFDESTQQEMVSGISALVKEMGVVLKDWVSGSWRFVSNWAKEFGVALRESVVAWAVLLGVTLLVVFLAWFLSFGPGAKWLRYRPGRGLAPLRQKAGREIKRLERSKTEDVFGIKMKLMERLMEVRFGRSPETNAAIRLFREVRSFVRGKEAKW; encoded by the coding sequence ATGACTAGCGACGTTGTCCAGTTACATCGACTCAAATGGTTCGCCGGTCAGGCGTTGGCACTTCTCTCGCTATGGACTGTGGCGGCCTTAGATATGGCTCAGGGAGTGGTCTTGGGTATTGTATTTTTGGTGACGTTTGTAGTTACTGTTGCACCGAGACTGCCGGGAATGATCCCCGTTTTCCTGCGCAGACTGGCGACTCCGGTTCTTATTCTTGTCTTCATTGTCGATTTGGTGACAAGTGGTCAGGATCTTATCCCTCCTCTCATCCGCCTGTTGATGGCCCTCCTCCTTCTGCGGCTGGTCATCCCAAGAGGGAACAGGGAAGATTTGCAGCTAATTCTACTCGCTATGTTTCTAGCGGTGGTTTCCGGGGTGTTCACCTTGTCGATGCTTTTCGCACTTCAGGCATTTTTGTTTTCCATACTCTCGATCGGTATCCTTTACCTGGTAAACCTGTTAGAATCCACCGAAGAAAAGCAGACTTCGGAGAAAATCTGGGACACTTTTAATTGGAGGGAGTTTATCGTTTTCGTCAGGCATTCATTGAGTGGAGGCCTGTTTCGGTCACTAGCGATTCTTTTGGTCCTGTTGGTGGCCACAACCGGAATCCTCTTTGTTTCAATTCCACGGGTGTATTTGGATCAGGCGATTCCGTTCTTGCGACTGCAGCAACAAGGGATGAGTGGATTCAACGATACGGTGCGGTTTGGAGAGGTCACCCGCATACAGCAAGACGACGGTGTAGCTCTGCGGATTGACGTTCCCGGATTGTCGTCGATTCCTGCAGAGCCGTATTGGAGAATGTTGATCCTGGATCGCTACGACCGCGGATCTTTTGCAAATAGTCTATTTCTTACGTCCCGCGGAACGCGGATGCTTCCTCAAGTGAATCGTCTCTCTCCTTATCCGAGTCGCTGGTTTGCGGGTGCTGAAAATTCGCCGGAAACTTGGACTTTCTACATGGAGGGTGGCGTAAGCCGCTACCTACCGATTCTTGGTCCGTTCCGGGAAATGGCCTTTCAGGGTCGCCAGCCTCTCCAAGCAAATCCTGGGCTAATGGTCTTTCGTATCCCTGAAGCAACGACCTCCGTTTTCTCGTTTCAGATTGAGGATTTTTTGGTTGATCGGTTTTTGCCGGCAGGGAAAGACGATGTGCCACTTACAACCGGAGAAGTGCCGTCAGGGCGATCGGCACTCAATCGGTATCCATACACCACCTTGTCTCTTCCGATGCAGGTCGAGGAGAGGGCTTATTTGGAGGAAGTGGCCGGTTCGATTACAGAAGGAATAGAAGATCCCATTGAAAAGGCTGAACGAATAATGGCCTATTTGAGAGGTCGGCATTCGTATACACTTTCACCGGGAAGTTTTGGTGAGGGTGATCCAGTGGTGCAGTGGATACAGGAGGAGCGGGACGGGCATTGTGAGTTGTTTGCAGGTGCCTTTACCTTGCTTGGAAGGGCGGCAGGAATTCCTACGAGAATGGTTGTTGGATTCAGTGGCGGTTCATGGAATTCCTACGAGGATTATTTTGTCGTCCGCAATCGAAACGCTCATGCCTGGGCAGAAGTGTTTGACGGGACAAACTGGGTACGGTTTGACCCGACGCCTGGTGGATGGAATGCCAGTGGATTTACTGCGGCGGCGGTTGGAGAAACGGGGTTTTTCCAAGAGGCTGATTTTCAGGCTTGGATCGATAGTCTCCGAGTCATGTGGTATCGGCGAGTCATCAATTTTGACGAATCAACTCAGCAAGAGATGGTGAGCGGGATTTCAGCCCTTGTAAAAGAAATGGGTGTTGTGCTGAAGGATTGGGTTTCCGGGAGTTGGAGATTCGTGAGCAATTGGGCGAAAGAGTTTGGAGTTGCCTTGAGAGAGTCGGTCGTCGCTTGGGCAGTTCTTCTTGGAGTTACGTTGCTAGTCGTTTTTCTAGCTTGGTTTCTCTCGTTCGGGCCTGGAGCGAAGTGGCTTCGTTATCGGCCTGGTCGAGGCCTTGCACCGTTGAGGCAAAAGGCAGGCAGAGAGATCAAAAGGCTGGAACGTTCCAAAACGGAAGACGTTTTCGGGATTAAGATGAAGCTCATGGAACGTCTTATGGAAGTTCGTTTTGGGCGTTCACCAGAAACGAATGCGGCAATCCGGCTCTTTAGGGAGGTCAGAAGCTTTGTCCGAGGTAAGGAGGCGAAGTGGTAG
- a CDS encoding DUF58 domain-containing protein — protein MKGSFRNSERPTEGELRSASPRYTGDDSFPKLLGFAWWKRLLFLFVPPKRQRNRPTVSGWLLVLIAIGIGVAAYNTASNILFLVLSFVFALLIVNGFLSVVNFQKLQWELRLPSECRAGEPISASLLIRNGKVWYSSRAIWFVLRVGNEPIQRIFLRERIEAGREVSVDFSFQVQKRGIETVQVEGPESTFPFGFLRKQTGSFVTEDFLVWPALESRSSRIPLPRRTTLAGGAHQKVGSGTDLLHLRDYSKGDPLRQIHWKATARTGKLMVRQLADDGTGSFVLHVDCSETLWTNQALFEKFLSKVSSIAGSLFVQDRLSGYSFNREGVKSVRHLADLHDLNDKLALADLFTGHAGRGTSRGNLIRFLPTQDGNVGLELTG, from the coding sequence GTGAAAGGTTCTTTTCGAAATTCTGAGCGACCTACCGAGGGTGAGTTGCGGTCGGCCAGTCCGCGCTACACGGGTGACGATTCGTTTCCCAAACTGCTGGGATTTGCATGGTGGAAAAGGTTGTTGTTCCTTTTCGTTCCTCCCAAACGACAGCGAAATAGGCCGACGGTTTCCGGTTGGCTCCTTGTATTGATTGCAATTGGGATTGGTGTGGCTGCTTACAACACCGCAAGTAATATTCTCTTTCTTGTTCTCTCTTTCGTTTTCGCTCTCTTGATTGTGAATGGCTTTCTTTCGGTCGTTAATTTTCAAAAGTTGCAATGGGAATTGCGTTTGCCCTCAGAGTGTCGTGCGGGGGAGCCTATTTCAGCCTCTCTCTTGATTCGGAACGGGAAAGTCTGGTATTCGAGCCGGGCGATATGGTTCGTTCTGAGAGTTGGCAACGAGCCGATTCAGCGAATATTTTTGCGGGAGAGGATTGAGGCGGGTCGGGAGGTGTCCGTTGATTTCTCTTTCCAGGTGCAAAAACGGGGAATAGAAACGGTCCAGGTAGAGGGTCCGGAATCGACGTTTCCTTTCGGATTTTTGCGAAAACAAACTGGGTCCTTTGTGACCGAGGATTTCCTTGTTTGGCCCGCACTGGAGTCGCGGTCGAGTAGGATCCCACTTCCCCGGCGGACTACTCTTGCCGGAGGGGCCCACCAAAAGGTGGGATCCGGAACGGATTTGCTTCATTTGCGAGACTACTCGAAGGGCGATCCGCTTCGCCAGATCCACTGGAAGGCGACAGCGCGCACGGGTAAGCTGATGGTCCGGCAGCTAGCGGACGATGGAACAGGATCTTTCGTTCTCCATGTGGACTGTAGCGAGACCCTTTGGACCAATCAGGCACTCTTTGAAAAATTTCTTTCAAAAGTATCTTCCATTGCAGGAAGTCTTTTCGTTCAGGATCGTTTGAGCGGTTACTCGTTTAACCGGGAGGGTGTAAAGTCAGTTCGGCATTTGGCAGATTTGCACGATCTAAACGACAAGCTCGCGCTTGCTGATTTGTTCACCGGACATGCAGGAAGAGGGACCAGTCGTGGGAATCTGATTCGCTTCCTTCCGACTCAGGACGGAAACGTGGGGTTAGAACTAACTGGATGA
- the crcB gene encoding fluoride efflux transporter CrcB, with protein MFVHLVAIFIGGGLGACSRYLISLGVANFFEEKHGLPLGTMLCNVSGSFLIGVGAAYAVGTSFENQPFFRHFLLIGFFGGYTTFSTFSLETITLLQNGRTGAAVLAAVGTVVLCLFGVALGSALGNWIRT; from the coding sequence ATGTTCGTCCATCTGGTTGCCATTTTTATAGGAGGGGGACTCGGTGCTTGCTCCCGCTATCTGATCAGTCTCGGTGTGGCCAATTTTTTTGAGGAGAAGCACGGACTTCCTTTGGGGACAATGCTATGCAATGTCAGCGGCTCTTTCCTTATCGGCGTGGGAGCCGCTTACGCCGTCGGAACCTCGTTTGAGAATCAACCTTTTTTCCGCCATTTCTTGCTAATTGGATTCTTTGGGGGGTACACCACGTTTTCGACTTTCAGTCTCGAAACCATCACCTTGCTGCAAAATGGGAGAACAGGTGCAGCTGTCCTTGCGGCTGTCGGCACGGTTGTCCTCTGTCTTTTCGGAGTCGCTCTCGGCTCAGCCTTGGGAAACTGGATACGCACCTGA
- a CDS encoding DinB family protein, with protein MNQSALTPPVSANLSLLSQCAALLETFSPEIYSAKEPPVFPSSIGAHVRHVLDHYDSLLAGVSAGLIDYHSRERDADTEVHISRALERIRDIRDQMTDAKWSETDLSESLQLRVSAEDPPKTISSTLERELFFSLSHSIHHFALIAMTARRNGSDIPSDFGVAPSTLSYRKTLEEKSNSSS; from the coding sequence GTGAACCAAAGCGCGCTGACGCCTCCCGTTTCTGCAAACCTCTCTCTACTCAGTCAATGCGCTGCTCTTCTGGAGACCTTTTCTCCCGAGATTTATTCTGCTAAAGAACCTCCTGTTTTTCCTTCAAGTATCGGTGCTCATGTCCGCCATGTGCTCGATCACTACGACTCTCTCCTTGCAGGTGTTTCCGCTGGACTCATCGACTACCACTCCCGCGAGAGAGATGCGGATACCGAAGTTCACATCAGCCGAGCCCTAGAACGAATCAGAGACATCCGAGACCAAATGACTGATGCGAAGTGGTCTGAAACCGATCTATCCGAATCCTTGCAACTTCGAGTGTCCGCTGAAGATCCCCCAAAGACGATTTCTTCAACCCTGGAAAGAGAATTATTTTTCAGCCTCAGCCACTCGATCCATCATTTTGCTCTCATCGCTATGACAGCCCGCAGAAACGGATCTGATATTCCATCCGATTTTGGAGTAGCGCCTTCCACTCTTTCCTATCGCAAAACGCTCGAAGAGAAGAGTAATTCGTCTTCCTAG
- a CDS encoding MoxR family ATPase: MEAPPLEKSQVAWARNQLTALSRSIGSVIRGKEQVIEQVLVCVVAGGHLLVEDRPGVGKTTLAYCLARSLNGVFSRIQFTSDLLPSDVLGVSVFDEKSREFVFRKGPIFANIVLADEINRTTPKTQSSLLEVMDRSRVSIDGSTFEVGSPFLVFATQNPVEFEGTFPLPESQMDRFSMRISVGYADYDAELDILRDPNMAYDDLRIEPVMTTDDLLKIQKMASQVYLEESVQHYLLKIVQATRTEAGFRSGVSTRGLLSLKRAVQARAICQGRDFVTPDDVFFSTLPVLVHRLVPRSASTDTIEERKTVQGILRRVIEEIPAP, translated from the coding sequence ATGGAAGCGCCTCCCCTTGAAAAATCGCAGGTGGCGTGGGCGAGAAATCAGCTCACCGCGTTGTCACGTAGTATTGGGTCCGTAATTCGGGGAAAGGAGCAAGTGATCGAGCAGGTGTTAGTCTGCGTGGTAGCTGGAGGGCACCTTCTAGTTGAAGATCGGCCCGGTGTGGGCAAGACGACACTCGCTTACTGTCTTGCGCGGTCTCTCAACGGAGTTTTTTCGAGAATTCAGTTCACGAGCGACCTCCTTCCTTCCGATGTGTTGGGGGTGTCAGTCTTTGATGAAAAATCCCGGGAGTTTGTCTTTCGAAAGGGACCGATTTTTGCGAATATTGTTCTTGCCGACGAGATAAACCGAACGACCCCGAAAACCCAGTCCAGTTTGCTGGAGGTAATGGACCGATCTCGGGTGTCGATCGACGGGTCCACCTTCGAAGTGGGAAGCCCGTTTTTGGTGTTCGCGACCCAGAATCCGGTCGAGTTTGAGGGAACTTTCCCGCTTCCCGAAAGCCAGATGGACCGCTTTTCGATGAGGATATCTGTCGGCTACGCAGATTACGACGCGGAACTGGATATCCTGCGGGATCCTAACATGGCGTATGATGACCTTCGTATTGAACCAGTCATGACGACCGATGATTTATTGAAGATTCAAAAGATGGCATCCCAGGTTTATCTGGAGGAATCCGTGCAGCATTACCTGCTTAAAATCGTTCAAGCCACTCGAACTGAGGCAGGGTTTCGTTCTGGAGTGAGCACTCGCGGACTTCTCTCTTTAAAACGTGCGGTTCAGGCTCGGGCGATCTGTCAGGGAAGGGATTTTGTTACTCCGGACGATGTGTTTTTCTCGACGCTGCCCGTGCTGGTCCACCGTTTGGTTCCTCGTTCGGCTTCTACGGATACAATTGAGGAGAGGAAGACTGTCCAAGGAATTCTCCGAAGGGTCATTGAAGAAATTCCAGCACCTTGA
- a CDS encoding ATP-binding protein: MKETVDEAGSMVDLQRVRLDLDLFAVVENLRQIEFLSTASLSSDEFRNAILSIVSKDQRIRSVRVLDRSGEELLLAQSGPENRELEEAALDTGSGGGSSLDKEFLEELRELPENEILVSEFSTVEVAGSREPTVFIGTGLFFPSGARAGYLVADLFADHLLDNMIGGSLEQEPDLFIVSPDGQWIYDSRGDDPWAVLLSKEQSTWIVDEFPEVWRSMITTGEGAHSGNEVWVFRDHVPLETALDQGLGVLTPGEDPVEGISARPFFILKKISSGPAWRETWMALIPILVIFALALALIIPALLRKREALELSEQSARDLREAGLRTRMAMEAARISEWRIDLDREIVETDKRMMGMLLLGPGESIHTVKDWENRIHPNDRRKLLDQLEPLWKEGMGTFSVRHRMRRGDDTWGWYRFRGAVRKDEIEAEKFILGAYIDLTDGVLREAELHRLEMATRQSLSGIAILDREGVLEWANPSFQGRAERRSMDLNGRKIWDLLPLTFDAIDQEKEVVQNAILKGEEFSLTISVHLPGEDSSWRRITGNPVLDEGGVPANFVVIETDISREKRAEADLRKSESLLMESQRLAEIGSWEMDLQEGSLYWSNETYRIFGVNPDQVPDVTMTLGFFQENDATEIRKLIDQAVESGQQFEGEYEVKGSDRREKWVFLRGLALREGGVTSKVFGVIQDISSRKDYEAALLRSKEEAERLNDQLAEALDKARESEKKAEEASDAKSAFLSMVSHEIRNPLNGVIGMTALLRETDLDHSQEDYVETIHNSGSTLLMLLDDILDFSRLEHGKIEFEQNRFSIEIAVEESVALFSTILAQKDLDYSLWIDPEVPEFVVGDITRIKQILFNLIGNAVKFTETGSITVEVGLRERLPNDRCLIHFTVTDTGIGIPKDRQDRVFQTFSQVDASISRKFGGSGLGLAITKELSQRMGGDTRCESEKGKGSTFEVVLPFPAFFEKEGFHESRLGGEAICFFDLPTRRKHFKSCLNSRGIKVELVETADDFLSAVERVGQDCWIFLDEKYLDNAELANLLSDWNRSSRPVGVVGIQNEGKELPVPAVRLARPVSKKRIYSFLDGEESPKKTESDEGGDDEFLQFQENEIKILVAEDNPVNQKVIRLLLKRMGYGCEVVENGALAVERATSKEFDAIFMDIQMPEMDGMEAASRIIDSVPEEKRPWIIALTAGATRDNREEAIKAGMNGYLTKPVQPKDLEAALERVAAQIENRKEQRA; encoded by the coding sequence ATGAAGGAAACTGTAGATGAAGCTGGATCGATGGTTGATCTACAGCGAGTTAGACTGGATCTGGATCTCTTCGCTGTGGTAGAGAATTTAAGGCAAATCGAGTTTCTTTCGACCGCTTCGCTTTCTTCGGACGAGTTCCGCAATGCTATTCTATCGATTGTGTCCAAAGATCAGCGAATCCGCAGTGTCCGTGTGTTGGACCGTTCCGGAGAGGAACTGCTACTCGCTCAGTCCGGTCCTGAAAACCGAGAGTTAGAAGAGGCCGCTCTCGATACAGGTTCGGGGGGAGGTTCCTCTCTGGATAAAGAGTTTCTCGAAGAGCTAAGGGAGTTGCCCGAGAACGAGATTCTGGTCTCGGAGTTTTCAACTGTCGAAGTAGCAGGTAGTCGTGAGCCCACTGTGTTTATTGGGACGGGATTGTTTTTTCCCTCTGGAGCACGGGCGGGTTATCTAGTGGCGGATTTATTCGCTGATCATTTGCTCGACAACATGATTGGCGGAAGTCTCGAGCAAGAGCCGGATCTATTTATCGTCTCTCCTGACGGACAATGGATTTACGATTCGCGGGGCGACGACCCATGGGCCGTTTTGCTTTCTAAGGAGCAAAGTACCTGGATTGTCGATGAGTTCCCTGAAGTTTGGCGTTCGATGATTACTACAGGCGAGGGTGCCCACTCTGGAAACGAGGTTTGGGTTTTTCGTGATCACGTACCTCTGGAAACAGCTCTGGATCAGGGCCTGGGTGTTCTCACTCCTGGTGAGGACCCGGTAGAAGGTATCAGCGCAAGGCCGTTTTTCATTTTGAAGAAAATCAGTTCGGGTCCGGCATGGCGAGAGACTTGGATGGCCTTGATACCCATCTTAGTCATTTTCGCGCTGGCTTTGGCCTTGATCATTCCCGCGTTGTTGCGGAAGCGGGAAGCACTTGAGCTGAGTGAACAATCGGCACGCGACCTCCGGGAGGCAGGATTGAGAACGAGGATGGCCATGGAGGCTGCGCGTATATCGGAGTGGCGTATTGATCTGGATCGAGAGATCGTCGAAACAGACAAACGGATGATGGGCATGCTACTTCTAGGCCCGGGGGAATCGATTCACACGGTCAAAGACTGGGAGAATAGGATCCATCCTAACGACAGGCGAAAGCTACTCGACCAGCTCGAGCCCTTGTGGAAGGAAGGGATGGGAACTTTCAGTGTACGACATCGTATGAGGCGAGGAGATGATACGTGGGGTTGGTATCGCTTTCGCGGCGCGGTTCGAAAAGATGAGATTGAAGCGGAGAAGTTTATTTTGGGGGCTTACATTGACCTTACGGACGGAGTTCTTCGGGAAGCAGAGCTGCACAGGTTGGAGATGGCGACTCGCCAGTCGCTATCCGGTATCGCGATTCTTGACCGGGAGGGGGTTCTAGAATGGGCAAATCCTTCCTTTCAAGGGCGGGCTGAGCGGCGCAGCATGGATTTAAATGGGCGAAAGATTTGGGACTTATTACCCCTGACCTTTGATGCGATTGATCAAGAGAAAGAGGTGGTTCAAAATGCGATTCTTAAGGGTGAAGAGTTCAGCTTAACGATTTCAGTTCACCTTCCCGGTGAGGACTCCTCATGGCGGCGTATTACGGGAAATCCGGTCCTTGATGAAGGAGGAGTTCCGGCAAATTTCGTTGTTATCGAAACAGATATTTCACGGGAGAAAAGGGCAGAGGCTGACCTACGTAAGAGTGAGTCTCTTCTCATGGAGAGTCAGCGTCTCGCTGAAATTGGCTCTTGGGAAATGGATCTTCAAGAAGGCAGCCTCTATTGGTCGAACGAAACCTATCGGATTTTTGGAGTGAATCCGGATCAGGTTCCGGACGTTACGATGACTCTGGGGTTCTTCCAGGAGAATGATGCAACCGAAATTCGAAAACTGATCGATCAAGCAGTCGAATCTGGTCAGCAGTTTGAAGGTGAGTACGAGGTAAAGGGGAGCGATCGCCGGGAAAAGTGGGTTTTTCTAAGGGGCTTGGCTCTCCGTGAGGGTGGGGTCACCTCAAAGGTTTTTGGCGTCATTCAGGATATTTCGAGTCGGAAGGACTATGAGGCAGCGTTGCTTCGTTCTAAGGAGGAGGCCGAAAGGCTCAACGATCAGCTCGCTGAAGCATTGGATAAGGCTCGTGAGAGCGAGAAGAAGGCGGAGGAAGCAAGTGACGCAAAAAGTGCATTCCTCTCAATGGTAAGTCATGAGATTCGTAACCCATTGAACGGGGTAATCGGGATGACGGCTCTGCTTCGCGAGACTGATCTTGACCACTCGCAAGAGGACTATGTGGAAACGATCCATAACTCGGGCTCAACTCTTCTCATGCTGCTGGACGATATTCTCGATTTTTCACGTCTTGAACACGGTAAAATTGAGTTCGAGCAAAACAGGTTCTCCATTGAGATAGCGGTGGAAGAGTCTGTGGCGCTTTTTTCAACTATTCTGGCCCAGAAAGATCTGGACTACTCACTTTGGATTGATCCTGAAGTCCCCGAATTCGTTGTCGGAGATATCACTCGGATAAAGCAAATTCTTTTCAATTTAATTGGAAACGCAGTTAAGTTCACAGAGACTGGATCGATCACCGTAGAGGTGGGCTTGAGGGAGCGGTTGCCGAACGATCGGTGTCTAATTCATTTCACCGTAACCGACACCGGGATCGGCATTCCGAAAGATCGGCAAGACCGCGTTTTTCAGACATTCAGCCAAGTAGATGCATCTATCTCTCGGAAGTTTGGGGGGAGTGGTCTAGGGCTAGCGATAACGAAAGAACTGTCTCAGAGAATGGGTGGTGACACTCGGTGCGAAAGCGAAAAGGGTAAGGGATCGACTTTCGAGGTAGTTTTGCCTTTCCCAGCGTTTTTCGAAAAGGAAGGATTTCATGAGAGTAGGCTGGGAGGCGAGGCGATTTGTTTCTTCGACCTGCCGACTCGGCGTAAACATTTCAAATCCTGTCTGAATTCAAGGGGAATAAAGGTTGAGCTCGTAGAAACCGCCGATGATTTCTTATCCGCTGTGGAGAGAGTTGGTCAAGATTGCTGGATATTTTTAGACGAGAAGTATCTCGATAATGCTGAGCTGGCTAACTTATTAAGCGACTGGAACAGGAGTTCGCGGCCTGTGGGGGTTGTCGGTATCCAAAATGAAGGGAAGGAGTTGCCGGTTCCAGCTGTTCGTCTGGCGCGACCGGTTTCAAAGAAGCGGATATATTCCTTCTTGGACGGAGAAGAATCTCCCAAGAAAACTGAATCCGACGAGGGAGGGGATGATGAGTTTTTGCAGTTCCAGGAGAATGAGATCAAGATCCTGGTAGCCGAGGACAACCCGGTGAACCAGAAGGTGATCCGTCTTCTCCTAAAGAGGATGGGCTACGGTTGTGAAGTGGTTGAGAATGGGGCCTTGGCGGTAGAAAGGGCGACTTCAAAGGAATTCGATGCAATTTTCATGGATATCCAAATGCCGGAAATGGATGGGATGGAAGCTGCCAGTAGAATTATTGATTCCGTTCCTGAAGAGAAGCGGCCATGGATAATCGCCCTAACCGCTGGAGCTACAAGAGACAACCGGGAAGAGGCTATTAAGGCTGGCATGAACGGTTACTTAACTAAACCTGTTCAGCCGAAGGATCTCGAGGCAGCATTAGAAAGAGTGGCCGCTCAAATCGAGAACAGGAAAGAACAGAGAGCCTAG